The Vitis vinifera cultivar Pinot Noir 40024 chromosome 7, ASM3070453v1 genomic interval TCCTATTTTAAATTAACCTAATGTTGTGAGATAATATGAAATATCAATACAAATACAATCACATAATGGACAAaggatttttatgtggaaaacccacACACTAATTGtggaaataaaaaactataaggTCTAAGACCTCTAATTCACTAATCCACTATATAAGAACAAGGTAAATAGATTTGTTTGGTAGCTTTACCCTAAAGATTTACTCTTCAACACTTATACCTTAACCCATATCTGTGACGCAACACCTCTAATGCTTCAGTGGATTTACCTCAGCCTCTGAGAGGGTGTAGGTCCTTTCAGCAACCCAAAATTCAAAGTGATAAATCCTTGTTGAaagtttgggaaggttaaggcAAGTTGAGTTGATTATCTCAAAATGTCCAACCCTAAGAAAGGGTTTATATAGGTTCTTAGACCTAAGGAATTGATAGCTAGAATTTTTCCTAAAAGAATAATTGTGAAAGTCCATAAAAGAAATCTACCAAATTCTAGTAGATTCATGGGGGCTACTCAAGCTCATTTAACCACTGCTCGAGCGCCTTAAGCACTTGAGTGCTTAGATAAGCACTTGAGTATTGCCACTGTTTGAGTGTcctttgtttttccaaaacaagAATGAATgcattttagtttaaaaaaaataatgaatccACTCTAAGCCTCGAGTACCTTACTTGCTACTaaacaaacctttttagacCTACCTATAACTTTCTGATTGAGCGATCAACAACCTGAAATCTTCAGTTgagagtaagtcactatctaaaaaatTTCCTATGCCAATATGAATAGAAACAAAATTACCAACTAACAAAGTACATGACTCAATATCCTAACAAGTCACTCCATCTTCATATTCCTCTCTAGTTGATTCTTCACTATCATATAAATTTGGGGGGATGATcttggattttcttggaaagaGAAGACGGTATTGAAAgttgttgatttgttttctctattttaatcaattgtttctaatttcttttattcaagaatgatttttttattcttcttttattGTTTATGTGAATGAAATCACCACCATGAGAAACTAAAAAGCTATCTTGGGGCATGAAACATGCAAACCTAGGGTTAGAGCCAAAGAAAAGTAATGGGTAAAATCgaactaaaaattaaatgaattaaggGTTGAAACAttatagatgaaaataaaaatatcctttaatgtttgtttgatttagaGAATGATACAATAACTCATTTTTTGATActagggtgttttggtaattcttgatcctTAATTATTTGAGGTTTTGCTATTATTATCTACCCTAAGACAAATCTATATAAAGTGGTAAAGGCCTAAATCCTATACctaaactcaattttcatatcCATTTATCTATTTGGTATTtcaataatagaataaaatattaaaagttatgaTACAGATGCAACCCTGAGTTATGGAACTCAAGTTGATCTTGTTTGACTCCACATTCTGAATACCCTAAGGCTAACTAAAATTGATACCCTTGTTTTGCCTGAGGCCCTATACCcaaagttggattgtggaaccCTTAGTCTTGAATCATTTGAATTAgaaatcaatatttttgttttttacaatttaattagatatattttaatagattcaattttattcaaattaattttacacATTCTTAGTTCAagaaatcaagtaaaaaaacaatcatttaGATCTAGTTTGACAACTTTCATAGGTCAATCCTTTATAATGATACCaggaatactacaaaagtcacagtgactctttctctagtttttcttggcCATGGTTGCTATGTAATCTAGGCTTAGTATTTTGGACAACAGAGAATCATGGTCACTATTACGCTTAGACTTTTAATCCTAAGGGACCTTTAACCAAACTCAAGAAATGTCTCACTCTTAAATGATCCTTCACTGATACCTTGCCCTTAAGATAACCCTTCAAGTGATTGCACACATTTGATAATCCCTAAGTGATGCCTCACACATAGATTTTTCCATTAAGTGATATCTCATAGTTAAGATCACCCTCATAAGgttaaaagaatttgatttctttttttgaaaaagataagGCGCCTAATTGCAACATTTTGACTCAAGGATACAAATGAAACTAGgatcaaattaattaaagtatAATAAGTTTAAGAACAAAGTGCAATCAAAATACTTGCAAAGGGTTAAAGGATTTTTCGACAAATGTTTAGAACATTCTCCCATTAACCTGTCGACCAACTAGTTTAGGCTTTGCCTCAACTGGTAGCTATTGCCAAGAATATTAGAGTTCAAAATCCCTTGACTAATAAACTTATAGGGTGATTTGTTGACccaatttttaagattttgtgAAAAACTGTCTCCCATCTTAGTCAATGGCTTCCCacagggtttttttttcttgtaattgaGGTGTAAGGCAAGGTTTGGAACCCTCTCTTATTCTGCCTTGCTGAAGAAGTGCTCAAGGATTGACTACCCTTTACAACATACGAAGTCTTAAGCCTACTTCAATTCCAAGAAGGTGTTCCCTTACATAATATACTAATGACACTTTTATCTTTTGTAGGGGGAAATTCTACAACTTGGACcaaccttaataattttttagagttGTATGGTTAATAGTTGGGTTAGATtgtcaataaagaaaaaactttatttttgctCAAAAACATTAGGAAAAACTAACTAAATAAACTCCTTATGATTttgaaaaccttttaaacaTTCATTATATAAATCAAAGGTGGTTTTCaattaagaaaacattttatccaattttgaaaagattaagGACAAGTTTGAGTTCAATTAGATGAGTTTTggtgttttaaataaataatatgcaaTTCTAATTTGGTGTACTCATaattttacattaaaataacctaaaaatGATCTTGGTAAACCTTCTTGAAGTACCCTTTGAtctccttaatttttttataagaatctTGTATTGATTTCCTCTTTTGTTCCATAtatcttttctttcattgctcTAAGCAAATCTTCTTAGTTGTCACACtcaaaattaagtattaaatcaaaTCTTTGTTTCAAACTTCAGTCTAACAATAAAGGCTTGTtcgaaaaatgcattttttttttcatttttctagttTCAAGGTCGTTATTAATAATCTTGTGTTTGATTGAATTTAATTGGAAGATTGATCACTTGATCACAAATTATTAATATGCCAAACCGTCTAttgtttacaaaaataaataaaaaataaaaataggtcaacaatatatattaaattatgcAAAAATTAAAACTACTCATTTATgtttcatgaaagaaaaaaggtttttaagTAATTCAAGTTCATTGTTAGATAtgtatactttatttttatttatttcaggTATATCGATACAATAATTTCTTGGTTAATGAGCATTTCATTAAAAGAATGCAATAATTTTGatcttagtttagtttcttatagtaaaataagaaaaaatattagaatttttttcataaaaatttaagatcATGACACATGTTCGCAACATACTTTTTTTATACTCCACACCAACTTATTCCAAATAAGTCTTAATctcaatgataataataatgattcaATCTTAatcattacataaaaataatgctattattaattcaatcttaattggtaaataaaatatagaagatAAATGTTGCAGTTCTCGTATTGTTGTGCATGTCCATTTCTCATTGAAAAAGAATGAGAGATGACACCAAATACTCAAGTACTACTACCCCAACAACATAATTGGCTCCACCATccaaatcatttattttatttatttgtttttggatAGAATCAACTTGAATGTGTCGATATATGTCCTTTTCACTTTGGCTCCTCCTCTTAatggttttatattttatgtaaattcagaaacctctctctctctctctctctctctctctctctctctctctctctctctctctctctctctctctctctctctctctctctctctcaactaCTAATCTTTTGTCTCCTAAAGTAACCCACCGATTCATTTCAAACAACTTGCTTTAGGAAAGTATGAGTAAGATTGGTTCGGAAGAGTTAATTTCAAACAACTTGCTTTAGGAAAGTATGAGTAAAGTTGGTTGGGAAGAGTTTTTCAAAAGCTAAAAGCTAAAATCTAAATTAGTAGTATTCAATTCAATTATTAgtctaaaaatttaaactttaaatttttataagttCTTTTATTAGGATGctaacaataaattaatttaagaatttCCGATTACATAAATAGACAAATAATTTACATGAAAAACCATTCATAAAATCTCTTAAAAACCTTACCAATGTACAACCATCTGATTCAATAAACATTTAGATTTATCTAAACACTCGCTATTCTCCCTAAACTTACACTTTCAAAACCTTTGTTAATCTTCATGCCCGTGATATAGTATTATAATGCTTCTTAATATTCTTCTCAATGCTTTGAGAGGATGTAATCTACCACCATGAATTTaacttaatgaataaaaattaatgtttttggTAATCTCAGTAAAAttgaaataagagaaaattaataatatggCTTCTCTTGTCCAAATTTTTGGCTACTGATGATAACTGAACATTTATATCCATAATTTTCCCAGAAAGTAAGAGAAAATTAATGTACATGGGTCGGGATGCAAACTTGACAGAAATTGTTTCCAAGAATCTTTATTGTGGTAGAATATCACTAGGAAAATTCAGAGTGGAAGTTACCATGCAACTAGTTTAGCCACAAACTCGTCAATGCATTTATCTGAACTTCCACCTTCATCAACTGCTTCCCTGGCCAAATTCTTCCATTTCAGGGCATTGTTTTTAATCTCTTTTAATCCATCACTTCCCATCACTTTCCCTATGCAATGCTCCAGGACTTCTCTTCTCACAATCCCCTTGTCGTCCGCTCGAGCTCTTAAtcctatcccccaaacatcttCAACAAACTTGGCGTTGGTCGGTTGATCAGTAAATAGAGGGGCAACCACCATTGGAACTCCCAGGCTGAGTGCCTCCAGAGTGGAGTTCCAACCGCCATGGGTGAGGAAGCATCCTATCGCCCTGTGTGCCAAAACCTCCAATTGTTGACACCATGACACCACCAGGCCCTTTTCCTCTGTCTCCTCCTTGAAGTTTTGAGGCAGTTTGGCCTGCTCAGATTCCCTGACCACCATCAAGAAGTAGGCATTGCTCCTCCTCAAACCCCAAGCTACTTCCTCCATTTGCTCGGGTTCTAGCACCGCGAAGCTCCCATATGAGGCGTAAACAACGGATCCATTAGGCTTGCCGTCCAGCCATTCCATGCAGGCACCAGTGACTGGCTTGAGCATATTAAGGCCATAGTCTTTGTCATCTCCAAGCCGTTTATTTAAGTAAGCAGAGGGAAGGGTTGGGCCGATCGTCCTGAGAGGACAGATCTTCGCCATCCAATATTCCACCACCTGAGAATTCAATGACAAACTTAGATTAGCAAAAGAGTTTGatcaaaaacttaattttatccAAAAGATTAAGAATCCATTTGATAATGATACTACAAAGAGCTTCTAGTTAACATTTTTagcacttaaaatttttttatcaaaagaattactttgaagtgttaaaaaattagaaacgtttattaaaattattatcaaataattttttttttatcaaaagaattactttgaagtgttaaaaaattagaaatgtttattaaaattattatcaaataaattctaAGTCACTAGCTATCTGGTCAACTCAAGTAAGGCTTTTCCTTGTAAAAGGGCGCTTGTTACCCCCATAAACATTTTATTTGACCCAAAAGAGAAACTATTAAGTACCAATAAATGTCTCAAACTAAAAGCGCCGGCTCAAGTAGGACTTTTCCTTAGAAAACGAGTTTCAACATAGTCATATGTCTTTTCCATTCTCAAAGTTTTAACATTGTCATATCACCCAAAAGATTAAGCCATTAGCTATTGGGTCGATCATCTCAAACAGGACTTTTCCTTACCCTGATAAACCTTTTATTTGACCCAAAAGCGAAACTATGAAGTAATGAGTCAATAAATTTCTCaacctaaaagcttaagctccAGCAGGGACTTTTCCTTCTAACAACGTCCTCCTTTTTAATAGGAAAAGCTTAAACTGTTAGATAATAAGTACCCAAGAATGTACATGTAGCCAACTTAGATGAAGTACCTTACCTTTTCCTCTAACTTGTAGAAGGTGTTGCAGAACACCCAGTCTACCTTCTCAATATTGGAGAACTGATTCACAAGCATGTTGAAGAAATCCGGGTAGGAGCCATAAAGATAAACAAGAGATGGCAGGTCGCAGGCTTGAAGAGGGAACAATCCAGGAACCACAACTTCAGGCTCTGAAAGAGGAAGCTTGAGCATACCCTGGTGGACATGGTAGTATATGTTGTTGACCGTACAAGACTGAGTGAAAAACACAGCCCCCACAAGCCCTAACTTCTTGGCAACATCAAGAGCCCAAGGCAAGAATGCATCATACACAACACAATCAACTGGACACCCTGAGCTTTTGAGCTTCTCAATGAGGCTGCCCATGGTTTCTGAGCCAACCACCTGGAACCGCTCCAAGTAGGTGCCGCCACTCCCCGCTTGGGCGAAGCCGCCGTCATCATAGCCATCGGAGATGGTCTCGATGGCGATTGGACCAGAGTCTCCAAGCAAGGACTTGGAGATGAAGTGTGTAGCAACCAGTGTGACTTTGGCCCCATTGTGCACCAAACGCTTGGAGAATTGGAGCATAGGGTTTATGTGGCCTTGGCTTGGAAATGGGAGGATGCAGTGAGCTTTGTGGGTTCTCTTTTCCTTCTCCATATTCCTTCAAATCTCCACTCTTGAGCTCTTGCTCTCTTCCTGTTTTCACTCATAAATGGAAGATCATTCCTCCAAACATAGCTTTTTTTATTACGTACGTAGAAGATTATTCTCCAATTTTCTTACTACTTTAATCTATCTCAGATCAGATAAAAGAATTGAATCTCATTTTCTATGTAGAAGAGTTAAAAAATGTAAGATTAAAGATAAGCATGCAATAGAACGGGATCCACACTGTgagttattattaatttatgtagttgtttggtaaattaacttaataacttaaaaagtgacttaataacttaatttaagtcattaaataaattaagtatgtttgataaaataacttaatgatatgatttaatatcaaaaacaattttaagtaataagtaaaaataattaacttattcttaagtctGTATCTTCATTTTGCCTTTTTACCTTTATTTATCCTAATTACATGATCTCTTTTGCTATTCAACAACTTTTATTATTACTCAATCttctttatattaattataatttatgaaaataaatatgtcaatttaatgatttagaataaattttaagttaattttatcaagcaaccctaatacttaaagtaagaattaagtaattagttttaaatcaataaattaagtataatttatcttaaaatcaacttaaattattaaataataagtattaagttttacacATATAACTTttctatataatatataaatatttagactattaattttattaattttatatttcaagtatATAATTTACATTGTCCCTTTTCAATACACACTACCTCGTGACAACTTGTTTGACAAGAAAGTTTAAAGTATGTTATCTTCTTTGTCGAACAAATATAGAGATGGTGAATGACTTGCCAGAGGGTCTTTGTGGTTACTGGTTATTGAATGTTTAATGTTATATTCCAAGTTTGGAGTATATGGGTAGGCTGTAGGTATGACATGTGATTGTTGTCATCAATGATGTGTGTAGAGAAGTGGACATGTAACGCCCAggcattttttttaagggtaatttaggaaattgttattaataatttaattagttaattaattaatttaataaagtggaagaggggtaaaagtgtaattttacgaataaataccctaggtataaattagaaattttattctttcccttcttttctgaatagagttcctgttcgtagaattccagagaacgtaaggttggagtcagatttcagggttgaagaacagatctctataggaaagattctaacccctagtttaatattttagattcattgattaatttcaagcacattagatatattttttttggaaaaccccaaatctagattagggttagattattttttttatttgttttaatatcaaatagtgaaaatttaatattttgattttaatattggaatttgggagatcttaagttttattagaaaaaaaaaaatttccttggaATATTTCGATTTTAGCTTagggttattaaaaaaaaaaaaaaaaaaaagaacgcgTGAGCACAGCactggaaggaaggaaggaaaaataataataataataatgggggCGTACGCGTACTGTGCTACTGGAAGCAtggcaaaaaaataaataaataaataaataaataaataaaaaatccaggTGGGGCGTGACAGTGCTATGGATGGAGgcttttgtatatatatagatatatatatatatatatatatataatgaaccattaggcaaaaaaaaaaaaaaaaaacttgctttttggtGTGTACCCGAGATGAGGAACTTTTTGGTGTGTAGAGGAATGGTTGGGTGGcttttgaattgattaattaaaataataatatttaattttaggtttataattaagataatagtaataatagatttagcaaaatatatatatatatatatagagttttataatgaaataaaattgtaatttaattaaattagtagtgtgttattagaaataaattgggaatttattagtttta includes:
- the LOC100255192 gene encoding UDP-glycosyltransferase 74G1-like — its product is MEKEKRTHKAHCILPFPSQGHINPMLQFSKRLVHNGAKVTLVATHFISKSLLGDSGPIAIETISDGYDDGGFAQAGSGGTYLERFQVVGSETMGSLIEKLKSSGCPVDCVVYDAFLPWALDVAKKLGLVGAVFFTQSCTVNNIYYHVHQGMLKLPLSEPEVVVPGLFPLQACDLPSLVYLYGSYPDFFNMLVNQFSNIEKVDWVFCNTFYKLEEKVVEYWMAKICPLRTIGPTLPSAYLNKRLGDDKDYGLNMLKPVTGACMEWLDGKPNGSVVYASYGSFAVLEPEQMEEVAWGLRRSNAYFLMVVRESEQAKLPQNFKEETEEKGLVVSWCQQLEVLAHRAIGCFLTHGGWNSTLEALSLGVPMVVAPLFTDQPTNAKFVEDVWGIGLRARADDKGIVRREVLEHCIGKVMGSDGLKEIKNNALKWKNLAREAVDEGGSSDKCIDEFVAKLVAW